In Nitrospira sp., the following proteins share a genomic window:
- a CDS encoding TonB-dependent receptor: MHPDIVKLRMRIITIPVVLLALTAGAGSASSARAADADAPIVLDEPVKAETKKPDEKAIRLPLTEVIGLGEHALEHIPGSGRVVTKEDLEQNHRFTINEALREVPGVNVRDEDGFGLRPNIGIRGLNPTRSTKIHIMEDGVPIMLMPYGDPSSYYFPPLFRFDRIEVLKGSGQLLYGPQSVGGVMNLITRMPPATPEGHFQLTGGNLSYVNTHLDYGGMWGKSGYFVDYTHYQGTSPRFFQNRTKVDDVTFKNVQELSDRTTILSKFNYYREDSNIGYQGITEQQWGQDKHHSPFHNDNMDFRRLGFHVAVNHMHTANLTSTTNFFGHYISRDWGRQMQDKDGVSGGTCTLSSGSVGGDCVTGNSINASATQALPANGRFVNARKYWVYGVEPRFHLDHKLLGVNSESDFGVRYMHEQSERKQFINISSGIGTTCPTTQTGCLGEDTLRTTNAYSMFFQNRFHVTDKVTITPGLRVEHVNYDQLNKRSNNGVGAFAKSHLTEVLPGIGITYSPVKQYTVFAGVHRGFAPPQISDAIQSDVVTDLKAEKSINYEVGLRGQPVHWLGFETTLFRMDFENQIISQTVAGGSGSTNTNAGRTVHQGIELGTKMDLLDLARNRPDKNEDIVLDLNYTWVGQAEYRGARNSTITGSALLTGEASTFSVTGNRLPYAPKNMLTAGLGYANRGWGFDARVESQCISDMFGDDRNTHNPTPNGQRGIIRGWCVVNASANQYVKAIDTTLFLTGKNLFDQQFMVDRTRGIYPGLPLLVQGGAKWTF, from the coding sequence ATGCATCCCGATATTGTAAAATTGAGAATGAGAATTATAACTATTCCTGTTGTTTTGCTAGCTCTCACCGCAGGGGCAGGGTCGGCCTCCTCTGCCCGAGCGGCGGACGCCGATGCGCCGATCGTGCTCGATGAGCCCGTCAAAGCTGAAACCAAGAAGCCAGACGAAAAGGCGATCAGGCTGCCTCTGACCGAGGTCATCGGCCTTGGCGAACATGCGTTGGAGCACATCCCCGGATCCGGCCGGGTCGTTACGAAGGAGGATCTGGAGCAGAACCACCGCTTTACGATCAATGAGGCTCTGCGCGAAGTCCCGGGCGTCAACGTGCGAGACGAGGATGGATTTGGTCTACGGCCGAACATCGGCATCCGCGGCCTCAACCCGACTCGGAGCACCAAGATTCATATCATGGAAGACGGCGTGCCCATTATGCTTATGCCCTATGGGGACCCCTCCTCCTATTACTTCCCCCCGCTCTTCCGGTTTGACCGGATCGAGGTGCTCAAAGGGAGCGGGCAATTGCTCTACGGCCCGCAGAGCGTCGGCGGTGTCATGAACCTGATCACGCGTATGCCACCCGCCACGCCGGAGGGCCACTTCCAGCTCACTGGCGGCAACCTGAGCTACGTCAACACGCACCTCGACTACGGAGGGATGTGGGGCAAAAGTGGCTATTTTGTGGACTATACGCACTACCAGGGCACCTCACCGCGCTTTTTCCAAAACCGGACTAAGGTAGACGACGTGACGTTCAAGAACGTGCAGGAACTGAGCGACCGTACCACGATCCTCTCGAAGTTTAACTATTATCGGGAGGATTCCAACATCGGCTACCAGGGCATCACGGAGCAGCAGTGGGGCCAGGACAAACATCATTCGCCGTTTCATAACGACAACATGGACTTTCGGAGACTCGGATTTCATGTAGCGGTCAATCACATGCACACCGCCAACCTGACTTCCACGACCAACTTTTTTGGACACTACATTTCACGGGATTGGGGGCGGCAGATGCAGGATAAGGACGGTGTTTCAGGAGGAACCTGCACACTCTCATCTGGCAGCGTGGGTGGCGACTGTGTCACCGGCAACAGTATTAACGCCAGTGCCACCCAGGCGCTGCCAGCCAACGGGCGGTTCGTCAATGCCCGCAAGTACTGGGTTTACGGCGTGGAACCACGGTTCCACCTGGACCACAAGCTGCTGGGCGTAAACTCAGAATCGGACTTCGGCGTCCGCTATATGCATGAACAGTCGGAGCGCAAGCAGTTCATCAACATCTCTTCAGGCATCGGGACGACATGCCCGACGACCCAGACTGGCTGTCTGGGCGAGGACACGCTGCGCACCACCAACGCCTATTCGATGTTCTTCCAAAACCGGTTCCACGTTACCGACAAGGTTACGATCACGCCCGGACTCCGCGTGGAGCACGTGAATTACGATCAGCTCAACAAACGCTCCAATAACGGCGTTGGTGCATTCGCAAAGAGCCACCTCACCGAGGTGCTGCCGGGCATTGGTATAACCTACTCGCCGGTCAAGCAGTACACAGTGTTCGCCGGCGTCCATAGGGGATTCGCGCCGCCGCAGATCTCCGATGCCATTCAGTCCGATGTCGTGACGGATCTGAAAGCGGAAAAAAGCATCAACTATGAAGTGGGCCTGCGCGGGCAACCGGTCCACTGGCTCGGCTTCGAGACGACCCTATTCCGGATGGACTTTGAGAATCAGATCATTTCGCAGACGGTGGCCGGCGGCTCAGGCTCCACAAATACCAATGCGGGACGGACAGTCCACCAGGGTATCGAGCTGGGCACCAAGATGGACCTGCTCGATTTGGCGCGGAACCGGCCGGACAAAAACGAGGACATAGTGCTCGATTTGAATTACACCTGGGTGGGCCAGGCCGAATACAGGGGTGCACGGAACAGCACCATCACGGGCTCCGCACTTCTCACTGGAGAAGCATCGACCTTCAGCGTCACCGGGAATCGCCTCCCCTATGCGCCGAAGAACATGCTGACCGCGGGACTGGGCTACGCCAACCGTGGCTGGGGCTTCGACGCGCGAGTGGAATCTCAGTGCATCAGCGACATGTTCGGCGACGACCGGAACACTCACAATCCGACGCCGAACGGCCAGCGCGGCATCATCCGTGGCTGGTGCGTCGTGAACGCCTCGGCCAACCAGTACGTGAAGGCGATCGACACGACGCTCTTCCTCACTGGGAAAAACCTATTCGATCAGCAGTTCATGGTGGACCGGACTCGGGGCATTTATCCGGGCCTGCCGCTGCTGGTGCAGGGCGGCGCGAAGTGGACGTTCTAG
- a CDS encoding methyltransferase, with protein sequence MKDLRHPDIDDYAASHSWAESEVCKALREETYRTMDLPQMIVGPLEGAFLKMMTRVSGARRVLEIGMFTGYSALCFAEALLADGEVITCEIDEKPAALARKYFAKSPQGGKIDIKLGPALETMRTVTGPFDLVFIDADKVNYVNYYRRAKELLSPSGFILIDNVLWSGGVLKQSPPDDSTAAIRELNRTVAGDQSVDAVLVTIRDGVLVVKPRDLKREA encoded by the coding sequence ATGAAAGACCTGAGGCACCCCGACATCGACGACTACGCCGCTTCCCATTCATGGGCGGAATCTGAGGTGTGTAAGGCGCTTCGCGAGGAAACCTATCGTACAATGGACCTGCCGCAGATGATCGTGGGCCCGCTTGAGGGCGCATTTCTGAAAATGATGACGCGAGTGTCCGGTGCCCGGCGCGTACTGGAGATCGGGATGTTCACTGGGTACAGCGCGCTCTGTTTTGCGGAGGCGTTGCTGGCCGACGGCGAAGTTATCACCTGCGAGATCGACGAGAAACCGGCCGCGCTTGCCCGGAAGTATTTTGCAAAGAGCCCGCAGGGCGGGAAAATCGACATCAAGCTGGGTCCGGCGCTAGAGACGATGCGGACGGTGACCGGTCCGTTCGATCTTGTGTTCATCGACGCGGATAAGGTCAACTACGTCAATTATTACCGGCGCGCCAAGGAGCTGCTGTCACCATCTGGATTCATTCTTATCGATAACGTCCTGTGGTCCGGGGGTGTCTTGAAGCAGTCTCCGCCGGATGACTCCACGGCGGCCATTCGAGAATTAAACCGGACTGTGGCCGGGGACCAGTCCGTGGACGCTGTGCTTGTGACCATCCGCGATGGCGTCCTTGTTGTCAAGCCACGAGATCTGAAGCGTGAAGCGTGA
- a CDS encoding transcriptional repressor, with protein sequence MPVRPPTHKPPKDIGLLKDHLAKHQLKLTRQREEVLAVFLQNEHITAEQMYRLLNKKDPHIGLATIYRTLNLFCEAGLAQARHFGAQTQYDNVAHKGHHDHLICTGCARIVEFENEEIERLQSQVASRHGFTITSHKLELYGLCSRCRH encoded by the coding sequence ATGCCGGTCCGGCCCCCCACGCACAAGCCGCCCAAAGATATTGGCTTGCTCAAGGACCACTTGGCCAAGCATCAGCTCAAGCTGACACGCCAGCGCGAGGAAGTGCTGGCCGTCTTCCTGCAAAACGAGCACATCACCGCTGAGCAGATGTACCGCCTGCTCAACAAAAAGGACCCGCATATCGGCCTCGCCACCATCTACCGGACCCTGAACCTGTTCTGCGAGGCGGGACTGGCCCAGGCCCGCCACTTTGGCGCGCAGACGCAATACGACAACGTCGCCCACAAGGGGCATCACGATCACCTCATCTGCACTGGCTGCGCCAGGATCGTCGAATTCGAAAACGAGGAAATCGAGCGTCTCCAGAGCCAGGTCGCGTCCCGCCACGGCTTCACGATCACCAGCCATAAACTCGAGCTCTACGGGCTGTGCTCCCGCTGCCGTCACTGA
- the exbB gene encoding TonB-system energizer ExbB, with amino-acid sequence MEGLKEAVDYGVIGLLLALSVWSVAVAVERWVFYRRVDVRQFPSLQECEIALTRRLVIIGTVAANAPYIGLLGTVLGIMLTFHTMGTSGTMAVSTIMIGLSLALKATAAGLLVAIPCVVMNNVLRRRVTELIAHYKASHGS; translated from the coding sequence ATGGAAGGCTTGAAAGAAGCGGTGGATTACGGGGTGATCGGGCTACTCCTGGCGCTCAGCGTCTGGTCAGTAGCCGTGGCCGTCGAGCGCTGGGTGTTCTACCGCCGCGTGGACGTGCGCCAGTTCCCCTCTCTGCAGGAATGTGAAATTGCCCTGACCCGGCGACTGGTGATCATCGGCACGGTCGCCGCCAACGCCCCCTATATTGGCCTGCTGGGCACTGTGCTGGGCATTATGCTCACCTTCCATACAATGGGTACCTCCGGCACCATGGCTGTGAGCACGATCATGATCGGCCTAAGCCTGGCCCTCAAGGCCACGGCGGCCGGGCTACTGGTGGCCATTCCCTGCGTGGTCATGAACAACGTGCTGCGCCGCCGCGTGACGGAATTGATCGCCCACTACAAGGCCTCGCATGGATCGTGA
- a CDS encoding ABC transporter ATP-binding protein, whose amino-acid sequence MKPTVSAQPDYGAASQTHSRRPVVLDLRAVSCRYGKDRAAIIDISLTAQEGEILCLLGPSGCGKTTTLRAIAGFEPVTDGEIRLGGQLVSSPDICTPPETRRVGMVFQEYALFPHLRVADNVAFGLHELPREERTARVQRMLTLVGLTDFARRFPHELSGGQQQRVALARALVQQPVVLLLDEPFSNLDPDMASKMRQDLHDLLRQTNTTTVLVTHDHNEAFAMADRIAVLNNGRLEQFDTPETVYHTPSTPFVADFVGQADFIPGTIHGDLVATEVGEFPTSSEYRGGADVEVMVRPDDIHILPLATAKAYIQARQFHGSENLYTISLPSGRIVHSSEPSTTVYPVGTPVELHVIATHTVLFERHTNRS is encoded by the coding sequence ATGAAACCGACTGTCTCCGCACAACCAGACTATGGTGCCGCTTCACAAACCCACAGCCGGCGGCCTGTCGTCCTGGACCTCCGTGCCGTGAGCTGCCGGTACGGCAAAGATCGGGCTGCGATCATCGACATTTCGCTCACGGCACAGGAAGGCGAAATCCTTTGCCTGCTCGGCCCATCCGGCTGCGGCAAGACGACCACGCTGCGGGCCATCGCCGGATTCGAACCGGTGACGGACGGCGAAATCCGGCTCGGCGGACAGCTCGTGTCATCGCCGGATATCTGCACGCCACCGGAAACGCGGCGCGTCGGTATGGTCTTTCAGGAATATGCCCTATTCCCCCATCTGCGCGTGGCCGACAACGTCGCCTTCGGACTGCACGAGCTGCCCCGCGAGGAACGCACCGCTCGCGTACAGCGTATGCTCACGCTGGTCGGCCTGACCGATTTCGCACGCCGCTTTCCCCATGAGCTCTCCGGCGGCCAGCAGCAGCGCGTGGCGCTGGCACGTGCACTCGTCCAACAGCCGGTCGTGCTGCTATTGGATGAACCATTTAGCAATCTCGATCCGGACATGGCGAGTAAAATGCGGCAGGATCTGCACGATCTTCTGCGGCAGACAAACACCACAACCGTTCTGGTGACCCACGATCACAATGAAGCCTTCGCCATGGCCGACCGCATTGCCGTGCTCAACAACGGGCGTCTGGAGCAGTTCGACACGCCGGAGACGGTTTATCACACGCCGTCCACGCCCTTTGTCGCAGATTTCGTCGGGCAGGCCGACTTCATTCCGGGCACCATCCACGGTGACCTTGTGGCCACGGAGGTCGGAGAATTCCCGACTTCGTCGGAATACCGGGGCGGTGCCGACGTGGAGGTTATGGTCCGGCCAGACGACATTCACATTCTCCCGCTAGCCACGGCCAAGGCCTATATTCAGGCCCGGCAGTTTCACGGCTCCGAAAATCTCTACACGATCAGCCTGCCATCCGGCCGGATCGTGCACAGTAGCGAACCCTCGACCACTGTGTATCCCGTCGGTACGCCGGTGGAGTTGCACGTCATCGCCACTCACACGGTCCTCTTCGAGCGACACACCAACCGCTCCTGA
- a CDS encoding biopolymer transporter ExbD → MDRELDQINVIPLVDVMLVLLVIVLTTATFITTGQIPVDLAKSKQAGDRKDVSLILTLTKEGQLFLNEQSVTREGLQIAMASHPRESLVVVRADRVTLLERFVEVVDEVRGLGFRQVSLEVVKL, encoded by the coding sequence ATGGATCGTGAACTCGACCAGATCAATGTGATCCCGCTTGTGGACGTCATGCTGGTACTGCTGGTCATCGTGCTGACCACCGCCACCTTCATCACCACCGGACAGATTCCGGTGGACCTGGCCAAGTCGAAGCAGGCGGGCGACCGGAAAGACGTGTCGTTGATCCTCACGTTGACGAAGGAAGGCCAGCTTTTTCTGAATGAGCAGTCCGTGACGCGGGAGGGCCTCCAAATCGCGATGGCTTCTCATCCGCGCGAATCGCTGGTTGTTGTGCGCGCCGACCGCGTGACGCTGCTGGAACGATTTGTCGAGGTCGTGGATGAGGTCCGTGGGCTGGGATTCCGTCAGGTCAGCCTGGAAGTAGTGAAACTGTGA
- a CDS encoding DMT family transporter: MMKSSETIAFGGLTFAAVSWGASIVAQKWALGSLSVVEVSMLRGFGALALLVPLWWWQEGATTKLSARDLATLAGLSLGVLGNHLLTLFGLRYVEAAVGGVIIGAAPVITALLASVILRDLPFRVVVLGCTVSFGGVALVSTAGASGGAGANPWLGGTLVVLAQVCWALYSIGGRHIMERLSPLTVNWTTLAFSLLPQIPLLWTDQKALAVGTDSVTTSAWLAVMFLIVFPTALGQQAWLHGVKGVGPSRAGIFINLIPVSALLLSVMILGEAMDAPKIAGIVLILVGVWLVNWQSGRYKEARS, from the coding sequence ATGATGAAATCTTCCGAAACGATCGCCTTCGGCGGGCTGACCTTCGCGGCGGTGTCGTGGGGCGCCTCAATCGTCGCGCAGAAGTGGGCCCTTGGCTCCCTGTCGGTGGTCGAAGTGTCGATGCTGCGCGGGTTCGGGGCGTTGGCCCTGTTGGTTCCGTTGTGGTGGTGGCAGGAGGGGGCGACGACCAAGTTGTCGGCGCGCGACCTGGCCACGCTGGCGGGGTTGAGCCTCGGCGTGCTGGGTAACCATCTGCTGACGCTGTTTGGCCTTCGCTACGTGGAGGCGGCGGTGGGCGGCGTCATCATCGGGGCCGCGCCGGTCATCACGGCACTGCTGGCATCTGTTATTCTTCGTGATCTGCCGTTTCGCGTCGTGGTGCTGGGCTGCACGGTCTCGTTCGGCGGTGTGGCGCTTGTATCCACGGCGGGAGCATCTGGAGGAGCGGGCGCCAATCCATGGTTGGGTGGTACACTTGTCGTGCTGGCGCAGGTCTGCTGGGCACTCTACTCGATTGGCGGTCGCCATATCATGGAGCGGCTCTCACCGCTGACAGTCAACTGGACGACGCTGGCCTTTTCGCTGCTGCCGCAGATTCCATTGCTGTGGACGGATCAAAAAGCGCTGGCTGTGGGCACGGACTCCGTCACAACCTCGGCTTGGTTGGCAGTGATGTTTCTCATCGTGTTTCCGACAGCCCTCGGCCAGCAGGCCTGGCTTCATGGGGTGAAGGGAGTGGGGCCGTCGCGGGCGGGCATTTTTATCAATCTGATTCCTGTGTCCGCGCTGTTGCTGTCGGTCATGATTCTGGGTGAGGCAATGGACGCGCCAAAAATTGCCGGTATCGTACTGATTCTCGTAGGTGTCTGGCTTGTGAATTGGCA
- a CDS encoding extracellular solute-binding protein → MNQYRFHNLATMLAFCACLVVGAAVPAAEPDTLVVYSGRAERLIKPVLDAFQASSGIRVELLSSGTTELVNRLRAEGSRTPADVFITNDAGSLERARELKLLQPGNLSDVDRAIPAPYRAADNSWIGLSGRLWVIVYNKNLAKPSDVASLLDLAEPKWKDKIAIPNAGSEYLQAGVSVMKVVHGEARIKQFLQGLKTNAGAQIYGKSSQIVEAVAKGQVVLGIVNHYYIYRHLGTTPDAPIALLVPDQQEGKMGAILNVAGVGITAQTRHLDAAKRLVAFLASEAGQKQFADLNKEYPLRPDVTADPALPDREQLRIAAVPLTRLSELREPAMALIESVGLR, encoded by the coding sequence ATGAATCAATATCGTTTTCACAATCTGGCGACGATGCTCGCCTTCTGCGCCTGTCTCGTCGTCGGGGCCGCCGTCCCGGCTGCCGAGCCAGACACGCTGGTCGTCTATTCGGGCCGCGCCGAGCGGCTGATCAAGCCCGTACTGGACGCGTTCCAAGCCTCGAGCGGCATTCGGGTCGAGCTCCTCTCCTCCGGTACGACCGAACTGGTGAATCGTCTCCGGGCCGAAGGCTCGCGGACGCCGGCTGACGTCTTCATCACGAATGACGCCGGTAGTCTGGAACGGGCCCGCGAATTGAAACTGCTGCAGCCGGGCAATCTCTCTGACGTAGACCGCGCCATCCCCGCCCCCTACCGAGCGGCGGACAATAGCTGGATCGGGCTGTCAGGCCGGCTCTGGGTGATTGTGTACAACAAGAATCTGGCAAAACCATCCGACGTGGCGTCTCTCCTCGATCTGGCCGAGCCCAAATGGAAGGACAAGATCGCGATTCCCAATGCCGGCAGCGAATATCTTCAGGCCGGCGTCTCTGTCATGAAAGTTGTCCATGGCGAGGCGCGCATCAAGCAGTTTCTACAGGGGTTGAAGACCAATGCCGGCGCGCAAATCTATGGAAAAAGCTCGCAAATCGTGGAGGCGGTAGCCAAGGGGCAGGTCGTACTGGGTATCGTCAACCACTATTACATCTACCGCCATCTGGGAACCACGCCCGATGCCCCGATCGCGCTGCTCGTGCCCGATCAGCAGGAAGGGAAAATGGGTGCGATTTTGAACGTCGCTGGAGTCGGCATCACGGCCCAGACTAGGCATCTTGATGCCGCCAAGCGGCTCGTCGCCTTTCTGGCGTCCGAAGCGGGACAAAAACAATTCGCCGATCTCAACAAGGAATACCCGCTCCGGCCTGATGTCACCGCCGACCCGGCGCTGCCGGACCGCGAACAACTCCGCATCGCTGCCGTCCCGTTGACCCGTCTCAGCGAACTGCGCGAGCCAGCCATGGCACTTATCGAATCGGTCGGCCTTCGGTAA
- a CDS encoding iron ABC transporter permease: MSALTAVRHTAGSPLSVLALTVAALLLAPLLYVVTLALSVDPAVWQRLWATRIPELLTNTAWLAAGTALGTCLLGLSLAWIVVRYEFPGRQIWEWALVLPLAMPTYVLAYVYAHLASLGGPLDDLWQHFAGPQSHLPSPQSLGGTTLVMTLATFPFVYLLTRVALLNYNVSFDEVARSCNASRLRRLFGVTLPLLRPAIVAGLSLVILYVVSDFGAVSLLRFQTLTYAVYQQMTGRYDTTAAGALSLLLVIFALLFFAAERWFRQRSRFYQSSGRFRTWDRCRCGTGGTTLILLYLGLVLGAAFLVPAGLLVEWSLSAIAQHAVDQRFWGFAGNSMMLSGLAATVAVLLGTPLASLASRKPSRVNLFCLQAAYAGYVVPGPVGALALLVLCLHFAPWWYGTAVVVVLAYVIHFLPAGLQSLEPAFQQINPNIEEAARSLGLNAWQALRRVTLPLIKNGFLAAWVLMFLQSMKELPATLLLRPVGFDTLAVRVWLEASEEYYQLAAPAALLIVLLALPALWLLVARDWRASMRT, from the coding sequence ATGTCGGCCCTCACCGCCGTCAGACACACCGCCGGCAGCCCCTTGTCAGTGCTTGCGCTGACCGTCGCTGCGCTCTTGCTGGCCCCGCTACTCTACGTGGTGACGCTGGCACTCTCAGTCGATCCCGCTGTCTGGCAACGTCTGTGGGCCACACGTATTCCAGAACTCCTAACCAACACGGCATGGCTGGCGGCCGGCACCGCTTTGGGGACCTGCCTTCTCGGTCTCTCGCTTGCCTGGATTGTCGTCCGCTACGAATTCCCCGGCCGTCAGATCTGGGAATGGGCCCTCGTGTTACCGTTGGCCATGCCGACCTACGTTTTGGCTTATGTCTATGCGCATCTGGCCAGCCTTGGTGGCCCGCTCGACGACCTGTGGCAGCACTTCGCCGGTCCGCAAAGCCATCTGCCTTCGCCGCAGAGCCTTGGCGGCACCACGCTGGTCATGACGCTGGCCACCTTTCCCTTCGTGTATCTGCTCACCCGAGTTGCGCTGCTGAACTACAATGTGTCGTTCGACGAAGTGGCCCGTTCGTGCAACGCCTCCCGCCTACGCCGCCTGTTTGGTGTTACACTGCCGTTGTTGCGGCCGGCCATTGTTGCCGGCTTGTCGCTAGTGATCCTCTATGTCGTGTCAGATTTTGGTGCCGTGTCCCTACTCCGCTTCCAGACACTGACTTACGCGGTCTATCAGCAGATGACCGGCCGCTATGATACCACCGCCGCCGGTGCCTTGAGCCTACTTCTGGTCATCTTCGCCCTGCTCTTCTTCGCAGCTGAACGCTGGTTCCGTCAGCGCAGCCGTTTCTACCAATCGAGTGGACGTTTCCGAACATGGGACCGCTGTCGCTGCGGCACGGGAGGCACGACACTGATCCTGCTTTATCTGGGCCTCGTCCTGGGTGCCGCATTTCTCGTACCGGCCGGCCTGCTCGTCGAATGGAGTCTTTCTGCCATTGCACAGCACGCCGTGGATCAGCGCTTTTGGGGCTTTGCCGGAAACAGCATGATGCTGTCTGGACTGGCGGCCACCGTGGCCGTTCTGCTGGGCACCCCGCTGGCATCGCTCGCCAGCCGAAAACCGTCCCGCGTGAATCTATTCTGTCTGCAGGCGGCTTATGCCGGCTACGTCGTGCCGGGACCGGTCGGCGCACTCGCGCTGCTCGTGCTGTGTTTGCACTTCGCACCCTGGTGGTACGGCACGGCCGTTGTCGTCGTGCTGGCCTACGTGATCCATTTCCTGCCGGCCGGATTGCAGTCGCTCGAGCCAGCCTTTCAGCAGATCAACCCGAACATCGAAGAAGCGGCGCGCTCGCTTGGCCTCAATGCCTGGCAAGCCCTGCGCCGCGTTACCCTGCCGCTGATCAAAAACGGATTTCTGGCCGCCTGGGTGCTGATGTTTTTACAGAGCATGAAGGAATTGCCTGCGACCTTGCTGCTCCGTCCGGTCGGTTTCGACACGCTGGCCGTGCGGGTCTGGTTGGAAGCGAGCGAGGAATATTACCAACTGGCCGCCCCGGCTGCACTGCTGATCGTCCTGCTGGCACTGCCAGCCTTGTGGCTACTCGTGGCCAGGGACTGGCGGGCATCGATGCGCACATGA
- a CDS encoding energy transducer TonB, whose amino-acid sequence MSTLAMPDNQLIHSSAFSWAFSVLFHAAAVAAAVVVLSDLRLAPQPEPFKWDVSVVEPMMQPNTTRQAQPTPPPPPQQEPSSEPVKPQPVVQAVQAVQRVVQQEVRTVTPVVQPTPQPMETIARTAQPIEPVAAPIQPADAPAAPAAAPAVSSEPAPSTVAAAAVTQMPVRSAPAPQRDYGWLAETLRDRIEELKRYPPMARMNNWQGKVVLKFVVKEDGTVENLEVVQSSGHTVLDEAAMDTIRRASPLPLKHELGKPRVTFQFPINYMLR is encoded by the coding sequence GTGAGTACGCTAGCAATGCCCGACAACCAGCTGATCCATTCCTCTGCGTTCAGCTGGGCTTTTTCGGTCCTGTTCCATGCCGCCGCTGTCGCTGCAGCGGTTGTCGTACTGTCGGATCTCCGCCTGGCGCCGCAGCCGGAGCCCTTCAAATGGGATGTCTCCGTGGTCGAGCCGATGATGCAGCCCAATACGACGCGCCAGGCACAGCCGACACCGCCGCCCCCCCCGCAGCAGGAACCGAGCAGCGAACCGGTGAAACCGCAACCGGTGGTTCAGGCGGTGCAGGCCGTTCAGCGTGTGGTGCAGCAGGAGGTGCGGACGGTCACGCCGGTCGTGCAGCCAACCCCTCAGCCGATGGAAACTATCGCCAGAACTGCGCAGCCGATCGAGCCGGTTGCTGCGCCGATCCAGCCAGCCGACGCCCCTGCAGCCCCCGCCGCCGCTCCAGCCGTCAGCTCCGAACCGGCCCCTTCAACCGTCGCCGCCGCGGCGGTGACGCAGATGCCGGTCCGGTCCGCGCCGGCCCCACAGCGGGACTATGGCTGGCTAGCCGAAACGCTCCGGGACCGGATCGAGGAATTGAAACGCTATCCACCGATGGCCCGGATGAACAACTGGCAGGGCAAGGTCGTGCTCAAATTCGTGGTAAAGGAAGACGGGACGGTGGAAAATCTTGAGGTCGTGCAGAGTTCTGGCCATACCGTGCTCGACGAGGCAGCGATGGATACCATCCGACGCGCCTCCCCCTTGCCCCTGAAGCACGAACTAGGCAAGCCGCGGGTCACCTTCCAGTTCCCGATCAATTACATGTTACGTTGA